In one window of Eubalaena glacialis isolate mEubGla1 chromosome 13, mEubGla1.1.hap2.+ XY, whole genome shotgun sequence DNA:
- the SSTR5 gene encoding somatostatin receptor type 5 — MEPLFPASPLTSWNASSAATGSGGENGTLAGLVPSPGARAVVVPVLYLLVCTVGLGGNALVIYVVLRHAKMKTVTNIYILNLAVADVLLMLGLPFVATQNAISYWPFGPVLCRLVMTLDGINQFTSIFCLTVMSVDRYLAVVHPIRSARWRRPRVAKLASAAVWAFSLVMSLPLVVFADIQEGWNTCNLSWPEPVGLWGAIFIIYTSVLGFFGPLLVICLCYLLIVVKLKASGMRVGSTRRRSERKVTRMVVVVVLVFVGCWLPFFIVNIVNLAFVLPEEPASAGAYFFVVVLSYANSCANPLLYGFLSDNFRQSFRKVLCLRKSYGTEDADATEPRPGQSSRLQEAMLPTRSCKANGLMQTSKL; from the coding sequence ATGGAGCCTCTGTTCCCGGCCTCCCCACTGACCAGCTGGAATGCCTCCTCGGCAGCCACAGGCAGCGGCGGCGAGAATGGGACGCTGGCGGGGCTGGTGCCCTCACCGGGCGCCCGGGCGGTGGTGGTGCCCGTGCTCTACCTGCTGGTGTGCACAGTGGGGCTGGGCGGCAATGCGCTGGTCATCTACGTGGTGCTGCGCCACGCCAAGATGAAGACGGTCACCAACATCTACATCCTCAACCTGGCTGTGGCCGACGTGCTCCTCATGCTGGGGCTGCCCTTCGTGGCCACGCAGAACGCCATCTCCTATTGGCCCTTCGGCCCCGTGCTCTGCCGCCTGGTCATGACGCTGGACGGCATCAACCAGTTCACCAGCATCTTCTGCCTGACCGTCATGAGCGTGGACCGCTACCTGGCCGTGGTCCACCCCATCCGCTCCGCCCGCTGGCGCCGCCCTCGGGTGGCCAAGCTGGCCAGCGCCGCGGTCTGGGCCTTCTCTCTGGTCATGTCACTGCCACTGGTGGTGTTTGCGGACATCCAGGAGGGGTGGAACACCTGCAACCTCAGCTGGCCGGAGCCTGTGGGCCTGTGGGGCGCCATCTTCATCATCTACACGTCCGTGCTAGGCTTCTTTGGGCCGCTGCTGGTCATCTGCCTGTGCTACCTGCTCATCGTGGTGAAGCTGAAGGCGTCGGGCATGCGCGTGGGCTCCACGCGGCGGCGCTCAGAGCGCAAGGTGACCcgcatggtggtggtggtggtgctggtgttcGTGGGCTGCTGGCTGCCCTTCTTCATCGTCAACATCGTCAACCTGGCCTTTGTGCTGCCCGAGGAGCCCGCCTCCGCCGGCGCCTACTTCTTTGTGGTCGTGCTGTCCTATGCCAACAGCTGCGCCAACCCCTTGCTCTACGGCTTCCTCTCTGACAACTTCCGCCAGAGCTTCCGGAAGGTTCTGTGCCTCCGCAAGAGCTACGGCACTGAGGATGCGGATGCCACGGAGCCGCGGCCGGGCCAGAGCAGCCGGCTGCAGGAGGCCATGCTGCCCACACGCAGCTGCAAGGCCAACGGGCTCATGCAGACCAGCAAGCTGTGA